A portion of the Bombina bombina isolate aBomBom1 chromosome 11, aBomBom1.pri, whole genome shotgun sequence genome contains these proteins:
- the LOC128641590 gene encoding olfactory receptor 5V1-like, giving the protein MKNQTIFSEFLLIGFSSLHHFQFYLFMIFLLIYLMTITWNLLIFLLIITDSHLYTPMYFFLGNLACIDICCSSVTTPRMIFDLKTQSLKISMLECCIQCSACVFLVSTEALLLGVMSCDRYAAICHPLHYMTIMHWKMCARMASVVWTVGLIYGFFHALYIFTLKYCDSNIINSFFCDLPQLHLISCGDTSIYNFLILLLEGLYSVSTFLITFGPYINILRTVLRLKGKSSRWKAFSTCTTHFSVVFLLYGAAFVNYFSPKSSHSLVDNKLLSVFYTIMSPLLNPVIYSLRNKEIKDALRRIIKKLLN; this is encoded by the coding sequence ATGAAAAATCAAACAATATTTTCAGAGTTTCTCCTAATAGGATTTTCAAGCCTTCACCATTTCCAGTTTTATCTGTTTATGATTTTCCTCCTCATTTACCTGATGACTATTACTTGGAACCTTCTCATCTTTCTCCTGATCATCACAGACTCTCACCTCTACACCCCCATGTACTTCTTCCTCGGTAACCTGGCTTGTATAGACATCTGCTGCTCCTCAGTCACTACCCCGCGGATGATTTTTGACTTAAAAACACAAAGTTTGAAGATTTCTATGTTGGAATGTTGTATTCAGTGTTCTGCATGTGTCTTTCTAGTGTCCACTGAAGCTCTCTTGCTGGGTGTGATGTCCTGTGACCGATATGCTGCTATCTGTCATCCTCTACATTACATGACAATTATGCATTGGAAGATGTGTGCCAGGATGGCTTCAGTCGTATGGACTGTTGGTCTTATTTATGGCTTTTTTCATGCACTTTATATTTTCACACTTAAATATTGTGACTCAAACATAATAAACAGTTTCTTCTGTGACCTGCCCCAGTTGCATCTTATCTCTTGTGGTGATACCTCTATCTATAACTTTCTCATTTTACTTTTAGAAGGACTGTATTCAGTATCCACTTTTTTAATCACTTTTGgcccttatataaatatattaagaacAGTGCTGAGACTTAAAGGCAAGAGCAGCAGATGGAAAGCTTTTTCCACTTGCACCACCCACTTCtctgttgtgtttttattgtatggtGCTGCTTTTGTTAATTACTTTTCACCAAAGTCAAGTCACTCTCTTGTTGATAACAAGCTACTCTCTGTATTTTACACTATAATGTCTCCCCTATTAAATCCAGTGATCTATAGCCTTAGAAACAAAGAGATCAAAGATGCACTAAGgagaattataaaaaaattattaaattaa